GTTGGTGATGGTTTTAACGAATTTGGTACTTTACCAATCTCTTTCGAAAAAATTTATGCAGAATTTAATTACGAATGGTTTTCTGGTTGGTTAGGAAAAAACACATTTCCTTTCGAAAAACAACATGAATTATTTTGGAGTGATAATGTTTTTCCGGAAGGAATTTCTTTAAGCGGAAAATTTGCTTTCAATAATAATATTATTCAGTCTTTAAAAATAAATACGGGTCATTTTATCATGAGAACAAACGGGACTTCTTTAGATTCTGATGGATATTTCCAAGGTTTTCAAATTGTTACAACACATTTAGACAAGATACTTCTACTTAATCCAAGTTTTTATAACTTTAAAAACATACCTAACATTCCTGATGGAAACGAAACTTTTACAATGAATTATGCGATTGTTCATCTTGGTACAAAAGTTCAAATCAATAAAAATTCTAACATATCAGTAGGATTTGATTTTTATCAAAATATTGAAGATTACAATAACATAAACACTATTTCACAAGAATATAAAAATCAAAAAAACGGATTTGTTGCAAATATTAGCGTGGGTAAATTAGCGAAAAAGGGAGATTGGACGTTTAAACTAACACATACTTATTTAGAAAAATATGCTGCAGTAGACTTTTTTGCTCAAAATGATTGGGCAAGATGGGATTATTCATCACAAGGTTCACCTGACGGAAGATTAACTAATTTTAAAGGATTTGAATTAATGGCAGGATATTCTCTTGGTAAAAAAATGAACTTAAAAATAAGATGTTTTAAAGTAGATCAAATTAAATCTCTTACTACTGTTAAAGAAAATGGAAATCGAATTCGAATTGATTTTAATATCGGATTCTAAAAATTCATTACAACTCCAAAACTTTGTGGAGTAAATTGTAAATCCCAAGCTATTTTTTTTGCTTTCCGTTTGTCATTATATTTCTCGTCGTATTTTCTATCTAAATATTTATCTATTGCTTCCACAATAAAAATACTTAAAGCTGTAGAAAAAACTACATCAGAAACCCAATGAAAACGATCTACAATTCTGGCAAAACCAGGTATAGAACCTACTGTGTATAAACCTGCTTTTATCCAAGGATTATCGAAATGTTTTGCAAGAATATAGGCATTTGTAAAACCTAACATTACGTGTCCTGAAGGAAAAGAATCGTAATTAAAAACTCTATCAAAATGCAACGGATCAAATGTACTTTTACCAACATTTGCTTTTGGTCTTGCACGACCAATAAGTCTTTTAGATACTTGTTGTAATAAACCAGAAGCTGAAGCTGAAGAAATTAATAAAACTCCTGTTCTTCTTAATTTTGGATTTTTAGTTAACAAACCCGTTACATAAACAGCGCCTGTTAGCATAAAATTATTGTTAGGACTTCCATATTCATTTCCATAATCTGCTAACCAACGAGGAACATTTCCCCTCCAGTTGTTTGCCCAATTATCAATATGATCATCAACCAAATACAAAGCTGAAGTTCCTGCAGCAACATATCCTAAATTAGCAAATTGATTACTTTTCCAATGTAAAGGTCTGCTATAAGCATAGCCCATTCCTCCTGCCATGTTACCTAAATCATAGGTAAGTGCTTGCCATAAATTTCTATCTTTTTTAAAATCGATAGAAATTTTCTGATTTTGATGAAGAGTTTTCGTTTGCGTTTGAGTCTGACTTTGAGTCATAAAAAACGCAAAAAGAAACATTAAAGAAAATAGACTTTTTTTCATTTTTCTTATAATTAGTTTAAAAAACTAGAAACTTCAGCGTAAAATTGCTTCGGATTTTCGGCATGCAACCAATGACCTGCATTATTTATTTCAACAATTTTAGAATTCGGAAAATGCGCTTCTATAATTGACTCTTCGTTTTGAGTAATATAATCAGATTTAGAACCTTTTAAAAACAATGTTTCATTCTCAAAAACTGTAAAAGAAGGTAAAGCATCTCCAACTTCCGGGTTGTTTTCTGTTAACGATTCTAAGTTAAATCTGTAATCTAATTGTCCTTTTTCTTTCCAATAAACATTCTTCAACAAAAACTGACGAACACCTAAATCTGGAATTAACTCAGATAGTTTTTTATCAACCAAAGTTCTAGTATTCTGAACAGAAAAATCGATAGAATTTAAACCTGCTAAAATTGCATTATGATGTGGTTGATACATTCTTGGAGAAATATCTACAATAATTAGTTTTTCTACCAATTCAGGATACGTTACAGCAAATAACATTGCTGTTTTCCCTCCCATAGAATGCCCAATTAAATAAACTTTTTCTAATTGATGATACTCAATATAATTGTGTAAATCTTCAACTAAAACTTCATAATTAAATTCATCTTCATGAAAACTACGTCCGTGATTTCGTTGGTCTATTAAATGAACTTCATAATTTTCCGAAAACTGATTCCCTAAAGATTTCCAATTATCAGACATTCCAAAATATCCATGTAATATTAAAAGAGGTTTTCCCTCTCCTTTTATTGTTGAATGTAAAATTTTATTAGACATTTAGATTATTAGAATTTTGGATTATTAGATTTCTCAATCGCTTAAAAAAGCTCATTTCGAAATGACAACTGTGACTGAATATTGTTAATTTCACCACATAGAAACATAGAAAACATAGTTTTGTTGTGGACTGAAACTGAAAACTGCTACTGCTTACTGAAAACTATTTTAAACGATGCAAATACATATTCACAACATTCTCTAAACCTAAATACAAACTTTCAGCAATAAGTGCGTGTCCGATAGAAACTTCAGCCAAATTAGGAATATTCTCTTTAAAGAATTTAATGTTTTCTAAACTTAAATCATGACCTGCATTAATACCTAAACCTAATTCATGAGCTAAAATTGCAGCTTCAGTATATGGTTTTACTGCATTTTTGTTACCTAAATCGAATTGTGTAGCAAAATCTTCTGTATACAATTCAATTCTATCTGCTCCTGTTTTTGCAGCAGCTTCTATCAACTTTGCATCAGTATCAATAAAAATTGAAGTTCTAATTCCGTTTTGTTGAAATTCCTTAATTACTTCTTGTAAAAAAGATTGGTGAGTAATTGTGTCCCATCCAGCATTAGACGTAATTGCATTTACAGCATCTGGCACCAAAGTAACTTGTGTTGGCTTAACTTCTAAAACCAAATCCATAAAAGATTTAATAGGATTTCCTTCAATATTATATTCTGTTATTACAATATTTTTTAAATCTCTTGCGTCTTGATAACGAATATGTCTTTCATCTGGTCTTGGGTGAATTGTGATTCCCTGGGCACCAAATTCTTCAATATCACTTGCAACTTTTAATAAATTAGGTACGTTTCCGCCACGAGAATTTCTTAAAGTTGCTATTTTATTAATATTTACACTTAACTTTGTCATTGTCTAAAATTAGGCTGCAAATATAATTTATTAAATCATTTTATCCTATATTCGTAAAGCATGAATATGAATGAATACATATTAGAAGAAATAAAACCACTTCGATTAAAAGATCTAGTAAAAAGAGCTCAAAAAGTGTTTAAAAACTATCCTATTACCCATTTTCCGGTAATTGAGGATAATAAACTACTTGGTTCTTTTGCTGAAGAAGATATTCAAACAATAGAAAACAAAGAAGATGAATTAATTGGTTATGCGCATTTATTAAATTCATTTTTTGCAGATGAAAAAGCAACTGTTTTAGAATTGTTAAAGATTTTTGCTGATAATGACACCAACATCATTCCTATTTTAAATGAGCATAAAGATTACATTGGTTATTTTGATTTACGCGATGTTTTAGATGTTTTTTCTACAAGTCCTTTTATGATTGAAGAAAGTGAAACTTTAATTATAGAAAAAATAAGAAATGATTATTCTATGAGTCAAGTTGTTCAAATTATAGAATCTAATGGAGGAGAGTTATTAGGCTTGTATATTTCAGAAAAAAAAGCAGATATTATTCAAGTTACGATAAAAGTGATTTCGGATGAAATAAACGAAATCATGCAAACTTTTAGAAGATATGATTATAAAATTATATCTATGCATGAGAATGATATTTATTTAGAAGATTTAAAAAATAGATCTGAATATTTACAGAAATATTTAGAAATGTAAACTTCCTAGAGGTTTTAAGTAAAACATTATATATTGAAAAAAGCAGCAATTTACGGTCAATCTTACGCAATTTCATCAGAAAAGGAAATTAAAACTTTATTAGACGTTTTAGAAAAAAATAAGATTGATTTCTACATAGAAAGTGAATTTTATAATCTTTTAGTAAAAAGTAACGCTTTAGAAGACATCTATAAATCATTTGTTAGTTTTAATGATTTAGATAGTTCTTTCGATATTATGTTTACAATTGGTGGAGATGGAACTTTTTTACGTTCTGTAACACATATTAGAGATTTAGATATTCCTATTTTAGGGATAAATACAGGAAGATTAGGTTTTTTAGCCATTGTGGCCAAAGATGTTATAGAAGAAAGTATTGAATTAGTTATTAATGGCGATTTTACAATTCAAGAAAGAACCCTTATATCTGTAAGAACAGAACCAAAAACTAAAGATTTTTCTGAGTTAAACTTTGCTTTAAACGAAGTTACTATTGCAAAGAAAAATACAACTTCTATGATTGGTGTAAAAACCAATTTAAACGGAGAATACCTTACCAACTATTGGGCAGATGGTTTAATTATTGCAACTCCCACAGGATCTACAGGTTATTCTTTAAGTTGTAATGGCCCTGTTATTTTACCCGATTCAAAAAACCTAGTGATAACACCAATTGCTCCTCATAACTTAAATGCAAGACCAATGGTAATTTCTGATGAAACTAAAATAGAGTTAGCGGTAGATTCTAGAGAAAAAAGTTTCTTAATCTCTTTAGACTCAAGAGTTACTACTGTACCTAAAGAAACTAAAATTTTTATCGAAAAGACCGATTTTACAATTAAAAGCATTTTACCGAAGAACCAATCATTTTTAAAGACATTAAGAAGTAAATTATTGTGGGGAGAAGACATTAGAAACAAAACTAATCTTTAAACTATTTCTTGCAATATTTATTAAAAAAAGTTGTTATTCAAAAAAGACTGATTATTAACTTTATAAAGCAAATTGAAATTTCTATATTTGCTCGCTATTTTTAGAATGAAAAAAAATATACTATTTTTTGTATTTGCAAGTTTCACCTCAATCTTATTGGGGCAACTTCATGAAGTTGGGATCTCTTTGGGTGGCTCAAACTATGTAGGTGATATTGGAGCAAATAATTATTTTTCTCCAAACAAACCAGCAGGAGCTGTTTTTTACAAATACAATTGGAATCCTAGAATTGCATTAAGAGCAACTTATAGCTACTTACCAATATCTGGAAATGACTTAGATGCAGATACAGCTTTTAGAAAAAATAGAGCAATTAACTTTTCAAATACAATTAATGAAATTGCTGTAGGATTTGAGTATAATTTTTATGAGTATGATTTATCTTCAGATGATAAAAATTGGACTCCTTACTTACTTTTTGAATTAGTTGGTTTTAATTATACAAACGTAAAATCTCATTCTGCTTCAGGGCAATTAGTTAAAGGAAATAAAACTTCATATGCTATTCCTTTCGGAATTGGATATAAGTCTAAATTATATGGTACTTTAGCCTTCGCTATTGAAGCAAAATTTAGATATACTTTTGAAGACGATTTAGACTTTACAAATAACGAAACACCTAATGTAAATTTAGAAGGTATAGGAAATGATTGGTATATGTTTACCGGTTTTTCTTTAATTTACACTTTTGGTAGACCAGCTTGTTACACAAACGGATTATAAATATTATGGACAAAAAACTACTTATCGATTTACAAAGAACCCCTAAGCATGTTGCTATTATTATGGATGGTAATGGGCGTTGGGCAAAAGGTAAAGGGATGAATAGAATTTTTGGACACAGAAACGCATTAACAGCTGTAAGAGAATCTGTTAAAGCAGCATCACAAGTAAATGTTGAAGCAGTTACTTTATATGCTTTTTCTACAGAAAATTGGAATCGACCTAAACTAGAAGTAGATGCTTTAATGAGTTTACTTATTAATTCTTTGAAAAAAGAATTACCCGATTTTATGAAAAACGGTGTAAAAGTTAATTCTATTGGAGCTATTGAAACTTTACCAAAAAAGGCTCAAAAGGTTTTAGCTGATGTTATATCTCAAACAAAAAACAATACAAAAATTGTTTTAACTTTTGCTTTAAGTTATGGCTCTAGGGAAGAAATTGTTAACACTATTAAAAAGATATCTAAAAAAGTTGTTAATAAAGAGCTAAATATAGAAGAAATTGATGAAAATACTATAAATAACCATTTATATACGTTTAATTTGCCCGACGTTGATTTAATGATAAGAACTAGTGGAGAACAACGCATTAGTAATTTCTTATTATGGCAAATGGCATATGCCGAATTATATTTTACAAATATACTTTGGCCAGATTTTAGAGAAGAGCATTTTTATGATGCAATTATAGATTATCAGAATAGAGAACGAAGATTTGGAAAAACAAGCGAACAAATTACAGAATAAATTTTTTATGAAATTATTTTCTGCTACAATAATGTTAATAGCATTATTTTTCAATTTTAGTGCAACTGCACAAACACAAAAAGATAGTTTATCAATTGTAAAAAAAGATACTATTCCTGTCAATAACGCTTCCTTTGAAAAAGGTAAAGAATATATTCTAGGAGGGATTACTGTTACTGGTTTAAAGAAATTTAGCGAAGAAACTGTTCGTGTTTTTACAGGATTAAGAAACGGACAACTTATAAAACTTCCAGGAGACAAACTTACAAGTGCTATAAAAAAGCTTTACGAAAGTAAACAGTTTAGCAACGTAGACGTTTATCTTGCAAGATTAGATAACAACACTGTATACCTACTATTTGATGTATTAGAATTACCTCAGTTAAACAACATAAAACTTACAGGAATTAAAAAAGGTAAGGCAAAAGAACTTATAAAAGATGCTGAATTAAAAACGGGTGCAATGGTTACAGACAACCTTATTGTTACTACAAAAAACTACTTCACAAAAAAATATACAGATAAAGGTTTCCTTAAAACCAAAGTTAGTTTAGATGTTAAAAGCGACACATCAGACGTTAACATCGTTAATATGGCTATTTTTATTGACAAAGGTGCCAAAATTAAAATTAAAGACATAATTTTTACAGGTAACAAAGCGCTTTCAGGGAAAAAACTGAGAAAGGCGATGAAGAATACCAAAGAAAAATTTATGGGTCGTTTTTGGAAAGGATCAAAATATATAGAAGAAGATTACCAAGAAGATTTAGAAAGCATTTTAGATATTTATAGTAGATTAGGTTATAGAGATGCTCGTATTCTCAGTGATGGAATTTCTTGGAATGATGATAATACAATCAACATTAATTTAGATTTAGAAGAAGGAAGACAATACCGATTTTCTGAAATATTATTTGTTGGTAATAAAGAATACTCAGACGAACAACTTCAAAGATATTTAAAAATTGAAAAAGGAGATGTTTACAATGCTGCTGTTTTAAAAGAACGTGTTAAAGGAGATGGAAGCCCTACTTCTCAAGATATTTCTACATTATACCAAGATAACGGATTCTTATTTTCTTCTGTAGATGCAATTGAAACTAGAGTTAAAAATGATTCTATTACTGTAGAAATTAGAGTAAGAGAAGATGAAAAAGCGCGTATAAAGAAGGTAACTGTTTCTGGTAATGAAAAAACAAATGACCATGTTCTTTTTAGAGAATTAAGAGTTAAGCCAGGTGATTTATTTAGTAGAAGTGCAATTATTAGATCTATTAGAGAAATTGGTCAATTAGGTTTCTTTGACACAAATGTAACGCCAGACGTTATTCCTGATTATCAAAATAAAACTGCAGATATCGATTTTACAGTTGTAGAAAAAGGTGGAAGTCAGATAGAACTACAAGGTGGTTATGGTGGTGGATCTTTCATTGGTACTTTAGGTTTATCTTTTAATAACTTCTCAATCAAAAATATTTTTAATAAAGAAGCATACAAACCATTACCTATGGGAGATGGTCAAACCTTATCTTTAAGATTACAAACAAGTAGAACATATAGTACATATAGCTTTTCATTTACAGAACCTTGGTTAGGAGGTAAAAAACCAAAATCATTATCTTTTTCTGTATATTCTTCTAATCAATATCAATTAGATTATACAACTTATGATGTTGATAAAAGTAAAAGCTTAAGTATTATTGGAGCTTCTGTAGGTCTTGGAGAACGTTTACAATGGCCCGATGATTATTTTCAATTATCACAAACAATAGGTTATCAAGCTTTAAAATCTAATGATTATAGTTTTGGATTAGCTGGTTTGAACTTAAATAACGGAACCTTAAATAATTTATCTTACAACATTTCTTTATCAAGAAATTCTGCAGGACCAAGTTTAATTTTCCCAACTTATGGTTCAGAATTTTCTATAGGTGCTAAAGCAACTTTTCCATATTCTTTATTGAGTGATAAAGACTATTCTGATCCAGATTTAGATGCTACAGAAAAATATAAATGGTTAGAATACTATAAATTGAATTTTAAAGGAAAATGGTATACTGCTTTTACTGACAAATTAGTTTTAATGACTAATGCAGAATTAGGATACTTAGGACATTATAATAGTGAACTTGGTGACACACCAGTTGAACGCTATTTTGTTGGAGGTGATGGTATTGCTGCATATCAATTAGATGGTAGAGAAACAGTAGGATTAAGAGGTTACGAAAATAGTGGATTATCATCTACATATGGAGGAACAATGTATAACAAATTTCAGCTTGAACTTCGTTATTCTATCACTGATGCTCCTTCAGCATCTATCTACACATTAGGTTTTTTAGAAGCTGGTAATTCTTATGACAATTTTAACGAATATAACCCGTTTGACTTAAAACGTTCAGCTGGAGTTGGTGTAAGAATCTTTATGCCTGCATTTGGTTTATTAGGTATAGATTTCGCACATGGTTTTGATCCTTTACCTGGACAAACTGTTAAATCTGGTTGGCAAACACACTTTATTATTGGAAAACAATTCTAAAAAAACTGTAACACTGTAAGGAAAAAGTTTTTTTGGCACGGTTTTTTCTAAATACATTATACAAATGAAAAAAATATTTTTATTAGTCGTTCTTTTATTTAGTGTTACTTTTTCTTGGTCGCAAAGAAATCAAATAATTGCTTATATAGATATGGAGTATATTCTAGAAAATGTTCCAGAATATCTTGAAGCTCAAAACACTCTTGATGCAAAAATTGCAAAGTGGAGAAAAAAATTAGATGATCAAGGAAGACATATAGAAATTTTAAAAACAGATTTAGCAAACGAAAAAGCGATTCTAACAAAAGATTTAATTGAAGAAAAAGAAGAAGAGATTAATTTAAAACAAGTAGAATTAAGAAGACTTGAATCTTTATACTTTGGACCTAAGGGAGATATGTTTTCAGTGAGAAAACAATTGGTAAAGCCAATTCAGGATCAAGTTTACAATGCTATTCAAAGTATTTCTAAAAGAAAAAAATATGATTTCGTTTTTGATAAATCTAGTGACTTAGTCATGCTTTTTTCAAATAAAAAATACGATATTAGCGACCTTGTTTTAGCAACTATAGATCGTACACGATTAGTAGATAGTAAAAAGAAGAAAAAGAGCGAGAAGAATAATAAAAAAGTTATTCCTAAAAAAGAATTAACAAGTAAGCAAAAAGAAGTAGTTACTAAAAAAGAAGATGCTAAAGCAAAGAAAATTGCTGCTGCTGAAGCAAAAAAGAAACTAATAGCAGAAAAAAGAGAAGCATTATTAAAAAAACGTGAAGCAGCTAGACAACTTTTACGTGATAAAAAAGAAGCTTTAAGAAAGAAAAAAGAACAAGAACAAAAAGACAAGAATAATAATTAAATCAAAACAAGAATGAAAAATTTTAAAACGTTACTATTAATTGCTGTATTTACTCTAGGAGTAGCTGGTGTTTCAAATGCACAAAAAGTAGGTCATATAGACTTCGAAAAATTAGTGTCAGAAATGCCACAAACAAAAACATTAAAATCTAATATGGAAAAGCTTGGTAAAACTTACCAAGATGATATAGAAGGTATGGGAAAGAAGATTGAAGCTACACAGAAAAAATATATGGCTGAATCTAAAACTCAAACAAATCAAACGAACGAGGCAAGAGCTAAAGAACTTCAAATTGAAGCAGGGAAATTAGAACAATTAAGAAAAACTGCTTACCAAGACATGCAAAACAGACAAAACGCTGGTTTACAGCCTATTATTGAGAAAGCTCAAAAAGCTATCGAAGATGTAGCAGCTACTAAAGGTATTTTATATGTATTAGATGCTTCTGTAGGTAAAGGTTTATTAGTGAAAAAAGGTGAAGACATTTACAATGCTGTAAAAACTAAATTAGGTTTTTAAGATTACTACTTAATAATAAAACTAAAACCTACTGAAATTCAGTAGGTTTTTTTATTTTTACAATATATGGTAAAACTCAATAAATTTCCTATAGGTATATTCGACTCTGGTGTTGGTGGAACCTCTATTTGGAAAGAAATTAACGCACTTTTACCATTAGAGAATACTATTTACTTATCAGATAGTAAAAATGCTCCTTATGGGGATAAGAGCAAACACGCAATCATAAATTTAGCTATTAAAAATACTGAATTTTTACTAAAACAAAATTGTAAAATTATTGTAGTTGCCTGTAATACTGCAACTACAAATGCTATTAAAGTTTTAAGAGAAAATTACGATGTTCCTTTTATAGGAATAGAACCTGCTATTAAACCTGCTGCATTGCAAACTAAAACCAATACAATTGGTATACTTGCCACTGAAGGTACATTAAATAGCGAATTATTTGAAAAAACTTCAAGTTCTATCAATCAAAAAATTATAAGAAAGGAAATTATTGGTAAAGGTTTAGTTGAACTTATTGAAAAAGGAAAATTATATTCTGATGAAATGACAAAACTGCTTTCGTCATATATTAAACCTTTAATAAAAGCAGATGTAGATTGTTTAGTTTTAGGTTGTACTCATTACCCATACTTAATTCCACAAATTAGAAAACTAGTTGGAGATAGAATGCAAATTATAGATTCGGGTGAAGCTGTTGCAAAACAAACTAAGGCAATTTTAAAGAAGCATCAATTGATCAACAATACAAAAGAAAATAGTACGCATCAATTTTATATCAACAAAGACAGAAAAGTATTACAAATGTTAATTTCAAATACTAATAACAAAGTAGAAATTATAGAAGAAAGTTTTTAAAAACCTCCAAAAACAGAATTGATATTAGGACAAGCTGCTCCCCTTTGCTTTCTAGTCCATAAATTAATACCTACAGAAATTTGATGAAATCCTGAGCTTGTTAATACGGTATCATTCATCTGATTAGTGTAAGTATATGAAAACATAAGGTTATCATAGTTTAAACCTATTATTGGTGATATAAACTGAGCATTATCAATAGCATTTGTATCAAAACTTTTTCTATAAGACAATGCCGCCCAAATTTGAGTTTCTGAAAAAGTTTTATATGCTTTAATATTAAAGTCAGCTATTCTTTGACCAGTACTTTCTCTTAACTGAACCATTAAAGAAGGTTCTAACTGAATGTAATTGTCTTCACCATAATAATACCCTGCTGAGAAAATATAGTTTCTTAAATCTAAAGGTTCTTGAACATTTAAATTATTTTTTGCAGTAAGTAATAAATTTTTTACTGTAAAATAAGAAGAAAAACCTCCTTTGTGGTAAGCAACACTAAAATCTGCATTATAATAACTTGTACTTTGTATAATTGCTGCAACATCATCATTACCAAAAGATCTTTGATCTGCTTGATTTTGAACAAAAGTAAATCCCAAACCAAAAGAAAGTTGCTCAAAAAGACGACCATCACTTAATGGTAAATGATAAGAATATGTACCTTGAACACCTTTTTGTGAATGATAACCGTTTTTATCATTAAATAAGATAAAACCATAACCCGCTTTAGATTCTTCACTGAATTTTGTATGAAAACTTAATGTTTGCAAAGCAGGTGCATCTGGTATACCAGCCCACTGTTGTCTTGCAGTCATACGAAGTTTACTTGAGTTACCTATACCTGCTGCAGATGGATGTACCAAAAACACATTATCAGATAAATAATCTTGATATATAGGTAAAGTTTCTTGAGAATAATTTTTAAAAGAAAAAAATAAAACACAGAAAAAACAGAATCGAACGTAATTTAACTTCATTAAAGTGATATTATTTTTAAGGTCATCAAATATATCGTTTTTCTTATAATAAATACTTTGCATCTTAAAGATTTAACATTGTATTTAAACAATT
The window above is part of the Polaribacter sp. SA4-12 genome. Proteins encoded here:
- a CDS encoding putative porin → MKKTIYFLFILLSPIFIFSQNKNTKKLSFSGDFRFRAEQDWDSQKSDGIYRNDRTRLRYRARFGVAYKYSDWISLGIRLRTGNPKKQQDPQLTVGDGFNEFGTLPISFEKIYAEFNYEWFSGWLGKNTFPFEKQHELFWSDNVFPEGISLSGKFAFNNNIIQSLKINTGHFIMRTNGTSLDSDGYFQGFQIVTTHLDKILLLNPSFYNFKNIPNIPDGNETFTMNYAIVHLGTKVQINKNSNISVGFDFYQNIEDYNNINTISQEYKNQKNGFVANISVGKLAKKGDWTFKLTHTYLEKYAAVDFFAQNDWARWDYSSQGSPDGRLTNFKGFELMAGYSLGKKMNLKIRCFKVDQIKSLTTVKENGNRIRIDFNIGF
- a CDS encoding phosphatase PAP2 family protein, coding for MKKSLFSLMFLFAFFMTQSQTQTQTKTLHQNQKISIDFKKDRNLWQALTYDLGNMAGGMGYAYSRPLHWKSNQFANLGYVAAGTSALYLVDDHIDNWANNWRGNVPRWLADYGNEYGSPNNNFMLTGAVYVTGLLTKNPKLRRTGVLLISSASASGLLQQVSKRLIGRARPKANVGKSTFDPLHFDRVFNYDSFPSGHVMLGFTNAYILAKHFDNPWIKAGLYTVGSIPGFARIVDRFHWVSDVVFSTALSIFIVEAIDKYLDRKYDEKYNDKRKAKKIAWDLQFTPQSFGVVMNF
- a CDS encoding alpha/beta fold hydrolase; amino-acid sequence: MSNKILHSTIKGEGKPLLILHGYFGMSDNWKSLGNQFSENYEVHLIDQRNHGRSFHEDEFNYEVLVEDLHNYIEYHQLEKVYLIGHSMGGKTAMLFAVTYPELVEKLIIVDISPRMYQPHHNAILAGLNSIDFSVQNTRTLVDKKLSELIPDLGVRQFLLKNVYWKEKGQLDYRFNLESLTENNPEVGDALPSFTVFENETLFLKGSKSDYITQNEESIIEAHFPNSKIVEINNAGHWLHAENPKQFYAEVSSFLN
- a CDS encoding pyridoxine 5'-phosphate synthase, whose protein sequence is MTKLSVNINKIATLRNSRGGNVPNLLKVASDIEEFGAQGITIHPRPDERHIRYQDARDLKNIVITEYNIEGNPIKSFMDLVLEVKPTQVTLVPDAVNAITSNAGWDTITHQSFLQEVIKEFQQNGIRTSIFIDTDAKLIEAAAKTGADRIELYTEDFATQFDLGNKNAVKPYTEAAILAHELGLGINAGHDLSLENIKFFKENIPNLAEVSIGHALIAESLYLGLENVVNMYLHRLK
- a CDS encoding CBS domain-containing protein yields the protein MNEYILEEIKPLRLKDLVKRAQKVFKNYPITHFPVIEDNKLLGSFAEEDIQTIENKEDELIGYAHLLNSFFADEKATVLELLKIFADNDTNIIPILNEHKDYIGYFDLRDVLDVFSTSPFMIEESETLIIEKIRNDYSMSQVVQIIESNGGELLGLYISEKKADIIQVTIKVISDEINEIMQTFRRYDYKIISMHENDIYLEDLKNRSEYLQKYLEM
- a CDS encoding NAD kinase, with amino-acid sequence MKKAAIYGQSYAISSEKEIKTLLDVLEKNKIDFYIESEFYNLLVKSNALEDIYKSFVSFNDLDSSFDIMFTIGGDGTFLRSVTHIRDLDIPILGINTGRLGFLAIVAKDVIEESIELVINGDFTIQERTLISVRTEPKTKDFSELNFALNEVTIAKKNTTSMIGVKTNLNGEYLTNYWADGLIIATPTGSTGYSLSCNGPVILPDSKNLVITPIAPHNLNARPMVISDETKIELAVDSREKSFLISLDSRVTTVPKETKIFIEKTDFTIKSILPKNQSFLKTLRSKLLWGEDIRNKTNL
- a CDS encoding type IX secretion system protein PorG, with protein sequence MKKNILFFVFASFTSILLGQLHEVGISLGGSNYVGDIGANNYFSPNKPAGAVFYKYNWNPRIALRATYSYLPISGNDLDADTAFRKNRAINFSNTINEIAVGFEYNFYEYDLSSDDKNWTPYLLFELVGFNYTNVKSHSASGQLVKGNKTSYAIPFGIGYKSKLYGTLAFAIEAKFRYTFEDDLDFTNNETPNVNLEGIGNDWYMFTGFSLIYTFGRPACYTNGL
- a CDS encoding isoprenyl transferase, with protein sequence MDKKLLIDLQRTPKHVAIIMDGNGRWAKGKGMNRIFGHRNALTAVRESVKAASQVNVEAVTLYAFSTENWNRPKLEVDALMSLLINSLKKELPDFMKNGVKVNSIGAIETLPKKAQKVLADVISQTKNNTKIVLTFALSYGSREEIVNTIKKISKKVVNKELNIEEIDENTINNHLYTFNLPDVDLMIRTSGEQRISNFLLWQMAYAELYFTNILWPDFREEHFYDAIIDYQNRERRFGKTSEQITE
- the bamA gene encoding outer membrane protein assembly factor BamA; translation: MKLFSATIMLIALFFNFSATAQTQKDSLSIVKKDTIPVNNASFEKGKEYILGGITVTGLKKFSEETVRVFTGLRNGQLIKLPGDKLTSAIKKLYESKQFSNVDVYLARLDNNTVYLLFDVLELPQLNNIKLTGIKKGKAKELIKDAELKTGAMVTDNLIVTTKNYFTKKYTDKGFLKTKVSLDVKSDTSDVNIVNMAIFIDKGAKIKIKDIIFTGNKALSGKKLRKAMKNTKEKFMGRFWKGSKYIEEDYQEDLESILDIYSRLGYRDARILSDGISWNDDNTININLDLEEGRQYRFSEILFVGNKEYSDEQLQRYLKIEKGDVYNAAVLKERVKGDGSPTSQDISTLYQDNGFLFSSVDAIETRVKNDSITVEIRVREDEKARIKKVTVSGNEKTNDHVLFRELRVKPGDLFSRSAIIRSIREIGQLGFFDTNVTPDVIPDYQNKTADIDFTVVEKGGSQIELQGGYGGGSFIGTLGLSFNNFSIKNIFNKEAYKPLPMGDGQTLSLRLQTSRTYSTYSFSFTEPWLGGKKPKSLSFSVYSSNQYQLDYTTYDVDKSKSLSIIGASVGLGERLQWPDDYFQLSQTIGYQALKSNDYSFGLAGLNLNNGTLNNLSYNISLSRNSAGPSLIFPTYGSEFSIGAKATFPYSLLSDKDYSDPDLDATEKYKWLEYYKLNFKGKWYTAFTDKLVLMTNAELGYLGHYNSELGDTPVERYFVGGDGIAAYQLDGRETVGLRGYENSGLSSTYGGTMYNKFQLELRYSITDAPSASIYTLGFLEAGNSYDNFNEYNPFDLKRSAGVGVRIFMPAFGLLGIDFAHGFDPLPGQTVKSGWQTHFIIGKQF